One genomic window of Quercus robur chromosome 6, dhQueRobu3.1, whole genome shotgun sequence includes the following:
- the LOC126689937 gene encoding uncharacterized protein LOC126689937, with protein sequence MKFVARLFAEDNNLEPKRARMDIQPALSFSDEDKIGTMQLHDDALVVMLRIGGYDVKRVMVDQGSGAEIMYPDLYKGLNLRHEDLTAYNSPLVSFDGKVVIPRGQIKLPVQVGSEVVEVDFIVVNAYSPYTTIVARPWLHALGVVSSTLHQKVKYLSGGHIEEIVGS encoded by the coding sequence ATGAAGTTTGTGGCTCGGCTGTTTGCCGAGGATAATAATCTGGAGCCGAAGAGGGCTAGAATGGATATCCAACCGGCATTAAGTTTTtcggacgaggataagattGGAACCATGCAGCTCCAcgatgatgctttggtggtcatGCTTAGGATTGgtgggtatgatgtgaagagggtgatggtgGACCAAGGCAGTGGTGCCGAAATTATGTACCCCGActtatacaaggggctgaatttgaGACACGAGGACTTGACGGCCTACAATTCTCCTTTGGtgagttttgatgggaaggtAGTCATTCCAAGGGGTCAGATAAAACTACCTGTGCAAGTTGGTTCAGAAGTGGTGGAGGTAGACTTCATCGTGGTGAATGCCTATTCCCCCTACACGACCATTGTAgccagaccttggcttcatgccctGGGAGTTGTCTCTTCTACTCTGCACCAGAAGGTGAAATATCTGTCGGGGGGTCACATTGAAGAAATCGTGGGGAGTTAA